The following are encoded together in the Humulus lupulus chromosome 5, drHumLupu1.1, whole genome shotgun sequence genome:
- the LOC133834160 gene encoding uncharacterized protein LOC133834160 — protein sequence MAASGLKGILATVVTVGVTEARARIFGHVINPTGQRSSHKILRKKLIGEKVSQWYPHDITKDDPLIMARKEQERLSRLEMLKRRGKGPPKKGQGKRASKRK from the exons ATGGCCGCTAGTGGTTTGAAGGGCATTTTGGCTACTGTAGTTACCGTTGGAGTAACTGAAGCAAGGGCAAGGATATTTGGGCATGTTATTAACCCAACTGGCCAGAGATCTTCCCACAAGATCTTACGCAAGAAGCTCATTGGTGAGAAAGTTTCTCAATGGTATCCACATGATATCACAAAAGATGATCCTCTTATCATGGCTCGAAAAGAACAAGA GCGCTTATCAAGACTTGAAATGTTGAAACGTCGAGGAAAGGGACCACCTAAAAAGGGTCAAGGCAAGCGTGCTTCTAAACGTAAATAG
- the LOC133834158 gene encoding double-stranded RNA-binding protein 1-like, with the protein MLRVPNPVPGVSNCYVFKSRLQEYAQKVGVGTPVYETTKEGPSHEPFFKSTVIVNDVRYDSLPGFSNRKAAEQSAAEVALRELAKSGGSGDVNQCISQPVHETGLCKNLLQEYTQKMNYAIPLYQCQKDEAPGRAALFSCSIEIGGIRYIGASARTKKEAEIKAARTALLAIQSSASESYNKQIENAQLTVLPCKKRSIESNAKVEEPLSSPKPKKARFRKKTFKKKFSGNRANQTEVNNAGKCNVGTDDALVVASEQLGTETVLVNPQDEMHQMPQSETEKVSAGEGGSLTNVVENGQSTVSDSNQSNSGTLPPISSEGALTNSTDVAKVETSSADTNVIQSEQNFQADDKPM; encoded by the exons ATGTTAAGAGTTCCCAATCCTGTTCCTG GTGTTTCAAATTGCTATGTATTCAAGAGCCGATTGCAGGAGTATGCTCAAAAGGTGGGAGTAGGTACTCCTGTGTATGAGACTACGAAAGAAGGTCCCTCCCATGAGCCCTTTTTTAAGTCAACTGTGATTGTAAATGATGTCAGATATGATTCTTTGCCCGGGTTTTCCAACCGCAAGGCGGCCGAGCAGTCAGCTGCTGAAGTTGCTCTCAGGGAGTTAGCTAAATCTGGTGGGAGTGGTGATGTCAACCAATGCATTTCTCAACCAGTT CATGAAACTGGATTATGCAAAAATCTGCTGCAGGAGTACACACAAAAGATGAACTATGCTATCCCTTTATATCAATGTCAGAAAGATGAAGCCCCCGGCCGAGCAGCCCTATTTTCATGTTCCATTGAGATTGGGGGAATTCGATATATTGGTGCTTCGGCTAGAACGAAAAAAGAGGCTGAGATAAAAGCTGCCAGAACTGCACTTTTAGCTATCCAGTCAAGTGCTTCCGAGTCCTACAATAAACAAATTGAAAATGCTCAGTTGACTGTGCTTCCCTGCAAGAAACGAAGCATCGAGTCAAATGCCAAGGTTGAGGAGCCTCTGAGCTCTCCAAAGCCAAAGAAGGCACGGTTTAGGAAGAAAACATTTAAGAAAAAATTCTCCGGGAATCGGGCAAACCAAACTGAAGTTAATAATGCAGGAAAGTGCAATGTGGGAACTGATGATGCATTGGTAGTGGCTTCTGAACAATTGGGTACTGAAACTGTTTTGGTGAACCCCCAAGATGAGATGCACCAAATGCCTCAAAGTGAAACAGAAAAAGTTTCTGCTGGTGAAGGTGGTTCTTTGACCAATGTTGTTGAAAATGGGCAGTCAACAGTTTCAGATTCCAATCAAAGCAATAGTGGGACTCTTCCTCCAATCTCTTCTGAGGGGGCTTTAACTAATTCTACTGATGTGGCTAAAGTGGAGACTTCAAGTGCCGATACTAATGTTATTCAGTCGGAACAGAATTTCCAAGCTGATGACAAGCCCATGTAA
- the LOC133777683 gene encoding pentatricopeptide repeat-containing protein At3g26540-like encodes MGGATKVSELNHLLRSISNISNGRIPRPTTTIAVTNAILQTLNAGNLSKAVSILFDSPVPFPYSVYARLFQLSSSTRAIVEARKIESHLVTFSSDPPVFLLNRAIEAYGSCGCVRDARELFDEMPFRNGGSWNSMLTAYSKNRYDKEALLLFLRMNRSGVFANEVTFASALGSCAELLALYLSRQIHGLTLKYGFGNNIILETSLVDVYGKCWVMSDARMKFDEIHNPNDVSWNVIVRRYLEMNDGKEAIFMFFKMFPTAVRPLSFTFSNALVACSSISALREGIQIHGVAIKMCFDVDEVVSCSLIDMYIKCGKLERAYAIFDKPSAKNLVSWTSIVWGYAINEKTQEARELFNDMPERNLISWNAMLAGYIRSLQWEEALDFLHLMRTTTKDIDHVTIGLVLNICAGLSDVETGKQVHGFVYRHGLFFKLNVSNALLDMYGKCGNLTSARVWFFQMSQLRDNVSWNTLLTSYACHGRSEQALTIFWEMQWETQPSKFTFATLLAACANIFAFEQGRQSHAFIIRNGYEIDIVLAGALVDMYSKCRCLDYAVRIFERTSSRDIVLWNSIMLGCSHKRGAEVFKFFVLMQEANVKPDHVTFQAILTACLHEDLVKLGGQYFHSMSTNYGVIPRLEHYEIMIELFSRSNQMDELEIFVKEMPFEPTIPMLTRVLDACRKHGCMRLGNWAAERLADLNPSSELQFEIKDGVRQLS; translated from the coding sequence ATGGGTGGCGCAACCAAAGTCTCTGAACTGAACCATCTTCTTCGAAGTATATCCAACATCAGCAATGGCAGAATTCCTCGACCCACTACCACCATAGCTGTAACCAACGCAATCCTCCAAACTCTAAACGCGGGCAACCTCTCTAAAGCCGTCTCAATCCTCTTCGATTCCCCGGTACCCTTTCCTTACTCTGTCTACGCCCGTCTCTTCCAGCTATCTTCTTCAACTCGCGCCATTGTAGAGGCTCGAAAGATTGAATCCCATTTGGTCACTTTCTCATCCGACCCCCCTGTCTTTCTCTTGAATCGCGCCATAGAGGCCTATGGTAGCTGTGGCTGTGTTCGTGATGCCCGCGAGCTGTTCGACGAAATGCCATTTCGAAATGGGGGCTCTTGGAATTCCATGTTAACGGCTTATTCAAAGAACCGTTATGATAAGGAGGCCTTGTTATTGTTTTTGCGCATGAATAGGTCCGGTGTTTTCGCTAATGAGGTTACATTTGCGAGTGCTTTAGGTTCATGTGCTGAATTATTGGCTCTGTATCTTTCCCGACAGATTCATGGGCTCACTTTAAAGTATGGTTTTGGTAACAATATAATTTTGGAAACATCACTTGTTGATGTGTATGGGAAATGTTGGGTTATGAGTGATGCACGGATGAAGTTTGATGAGATTCATAACCCCAATGATGTTTCTTGGAATGTTATTGTAAGACGGTATCTTGAAATGAATGATGGTAAGGAAGcaattttcatgtttttcaagATGTTTCCTACCGCTGTGAGGCCCTTGAGCTTTACCTTTTCTAATGCACTTGTTGCTTGTTCAAGTATTTCTGCACTTAGGGAAGGTATTCAAATTCATGGAGTGGCAATTAAGATGTGTTTTGATGTTGATGAGGTAGTTTCTTGCTCCCTAATCGATATGTACATTAAATGTGGGAAATTGGAACGTGCTTATGCAATTTTTGATAAGCCCAGTGCGAAAAATTTGGTTTCTTGGACTTCGATTGTATGGGGTTATGCGATTAACGAGAAGACACAAGAGGCAAGGGAACTCTTTAATGACATGCCAGAACGTAATTTGATTTCATGGAATGCGATGTTGGCAGGATATATTCGTTCGTTGCAGTGGGAAGAGGCTTTGGATTTTTTACATTTAATGCGAACAACCACTAAGGACATAGACCATGTCACTATTGGGTTGGTATTGAATATTTGTGCTGGTCTTTCAGACGTTGAAACAGGCAAACAGGTTCATGGGTTTGTCTATCGACATGGTTTGTTCTTCAAGCTCAATGTTAGCAATGCCCTTCTTGACATGTATGGTAAATGTGGGAACTTGACAAGTGCACGGGTTTGGTTTTTCCAAATGAGTCAATTGCGGGACAATGTTTCTTGGAATACTTTATTAACTAGCTATGCTTGTCATGGCCGGAGCGAGCAAGCTTTGACAATCTTCTGGGAGATGCAATGGGAGACACAACCAAGTAAATTTACTTTTGCAACCCTTTTGGCAGCTTGTGCAAATATTTTTGCTTTCGAGCAAGGCAGACAAAGTCACGCTTTCATTATCAGGAATGGTTACGAGATAGATATTGTGCTTGCAGGGGCTTTGGTTGACATGTACTCCAAGTGTCGTTGTCTCGACTATGCCGTCCGTATTTTTGAAAGAACATCTTCACGGGATATAGTTTTATGGAACTCCATAATGTTAGGATGCTCCCACAAAAGAGGTGCAGAAGTATTTAAATTTTTTGTCTTAATGCAAGAAGCAAATGTTAAGCCAGATCATGTCACCTTCCAAGCCATTTTGACTGCTTGTTTGCATGAAGACCTAGTTAAATTGGGTGGTCAATATTTTCATTCAATGAGCACCAACTATGGTGTTATACCACGACTTGAGCACTATGAGATTATGATTGAACTTTTCAGTCGCTCCAATCAAATGGACGAGCTTGAAATTTTTGTAAAAGAAATGCCATTTGAACCCACAATTCCAATGCTAACAAGAGTGTTGGATGCTTGTAGAAAACATGGGTGCATGAGGTTGGGAAATTGGGCTGCAGAACGACTAGCTGATTTGAATCCTTCAAGTGAACTTCAGTTTGAGATAAAGGACGGTGTTAGACAATTATCATAA